ACGAGCTGAGTATGATGGCAGCTATGAGTCCAGGCTGCTTCCAGAGCTGTACGCCTGCTTCACCCAGTGCCTTGGAGGGATGCCACAGAGCCTTCAGTGCTAGGCCTCTCCCCTTGGCAACGTAAGCAAGCACAAAGCTGGTCAATCCTACAAAGCAGACCCTGAAGCCTATCTCCTCTCTCAGAGGAGCAAAGGTTGATAGAAGGAAGAAGTACCTCTGGTCTGTATTTGTGAGGCTTCCGACAGGTAAGCCTACAGTGTTAAGCAACTGTTCAAGAAGGACAGCAAAGACAAGAGTTGCAGGAAAGAGTACACCTACAGAAAGGGCCGAGTTTGAGTATATTGCCAGGTTCTTGTCTGCAGCAACTCTCTTCACCGCTGAAACTATCCCATGCCATGGACCCATAAGCATCACTACAAACAATGTGAGGTTTATGCACCAGAGTATGATGAAGAAGGTTTCGAAAGATATTGAGTGAGGCAAAGGTATGGGGAAATTGATTCCAAACAAAAGCATGGGCAAATCTGATACCTGATAGGTTCTGGATGTGCCGGAGAGAGAAGGGCTGTTGAAGACGTAGGCTCCTATCGGAAAAGATATCAACATGCTTGCAAGAACTGCTAAAGCAAGTATGACAAGTATGTAGAGTAGGGCATCCTCAACCCCCTCCCACGCCGCCTTCATGCCTTTGTGTCTGTTTTCTCCAGTGCTATATATCCTACGTAGCCACACTTCTCACATGCATACTGCTCAGGTGTAACCCAGCCTGAGAGATTACCATACACCTTCAGAGGAGCTAGGCATCTTGGGCAGAATTTTTGAGCAAAAAGCTTCCTTGTTATTCTCACCTTTGTCTCCACGTCGCCTTCTTCATCTTCCTTCTCTGACATTGCTGCATCACTGCACTTCTATGCTTGCGTCGTCAAAGCCCTGGGTGACGAGTATCTCCTTGACCCTCTGCCTCTGGTCACCCTGCAACAGTATTGAACCATCCTTTGCAGAGCCTCCGCAGGCAAACCTCTTCTTCATCAGCCTGGCTAAGTTGTCAAGGTCAATTCTTTTAGGGTCCAGGCCTTCTATAAGAGTAGTGGGCTTCCGGAATCGCCTCATCTCAAGGCGAACAACTATTCTTGCTTGCTGTTTCTCCAGCTCCTGACAGACACAAAGGTCCTTGGGGAGCCCGCAGACCGCACAGACTTCCGCCACGTTTCACCTGATTACTCTGATGCTGATACTCTTTATAAACGTTGTCAAACTAACTCGTCGTGTCGGCAGACTTATATTTCAGCCAAAGGCTAGCAGGGAAGGCGTTGCCCAGCTTCCTGGCCAGCATAAGCATAACCGTATTCCTAGCGCAGCTTGCTGTTTCTCTCCTCATAGCTGGAGTTTCGCTGAAGGGCTACAGGGCCTATGGCAGCAGAACTCTGCTGATGCTCTCGCTGAGCTTTTTCCTTATCGCCTTTG
This Conexivisphaerales archaeon DNA region includes the following protein-coding sequences:
- a CDS encoding CPBP family intramembrane glutamic endopeptidase, producing MKAAWEGVEDALLYILVILALAVLASMLISFPIGAYVFNSPSLSGTSRTYQVSDLPMLLFGINFPIPLPHSISFETFFIILWCINLTLFVVMLMGPWHGIVSAVKRVAADKNLAIYSNSALSVGVLFPATLVFAVLLEQLLNTVGLPVGSLTNTDQRYFFLLSTFAPLREEIGFRVCFVGLTSFVLAYVAKGRGLALKALWHPSKALGEAGVQLWKQPGLIAAIILSSFAFGAAHVLYGGGWEIGKFVSASAVGLILAAIYYTHGFPAAVILHWGFDYYQSAFTYFDQLRGVVDASGNAVQGELLLSSVFYVNLLLIVAAAALYIFLLFMVVKTFLSKRTTQIAFK
- a CDS encoding translation initiation factor; protein product: MAEVCAVCGLPKDLCVCQELEKQQARIVVRLEMRRFRKPTTLIEGLDPKRIDLDNLARLMKKRFACGGSAKDGSILLQGDQRQRVKEILVTQGFDDASIEVQ